One Thalassotalea hakodatensis DNA segment encodes these proteins:
- a CDS encoding M48 family metallopeptidase → MKSTLLIIATIVAVSGCAKSSTGRNQITLFSDSELNKMGATSFEELKEKEKISQDIATNNYVQCVAKAVTKNVSKQAHSGDWEVVVFDSEQVNAFALPGGKIGVYTGILNVAQGQDQLAAIIGHEIAHVTERHSNERLSSNQLVQAGAAVGGAVLSQQEVENKETWLMVGLGIAQYGILMPYSRMHESEADIVGQKLMAQSGFKPSAAISLWQNMAKQSKGSPPEFLSTHPSNQTRINDLSKNLPTAQAIYQRSTLRPSCG, encoded by the coding sequence ATGAAATCAACATTATTAATAATAGCAACGATTGTTGCTGTGAGTGGTTGTGCTAAATCCTCAACAGGGCGTAATCAAATTACGTTATTTTCAGACAGTGAATTGAACAAGATGGGGGCTACTTCTTTTGAGGAATTAAAAGAGAAAGAGAAAATTAGCCAAGATATTGCAACCAATAATTATGTGCAATGTGTTGCAAAAGCAGTGACAAAAAATGTATCAAAACAAGCCCATTCTGGCGATTGGGAAGTCGTTGTGTTTGATTCTGAACAAGTAAATGCCTTTGCCTTACCAGGCGGTAAAATAGGTGTATATACGGGGATTCTTAACGTTGCCCAAGGTCAAGATCAACTTGCTGCAATTATTGGTCATGAAATTGCTCATGTCACTGAGCGTCACTCTAATGAGCGATTATCGTCAAATCAACTGGTTCAAGCGGGGGCAGCTGTTGGTGGTGCCGTTTTATCGCAGCAAGAGGTGGAAAATAAAGAAACTTGGCTGATGGTTGGTTTAGGCATTGCGCAATATGGCATATTAATGCCATATAGTCGTATGCATGAGAGCGAAGCAGATATCGTTGGTCAAAAGCTAATGGCGCAATCAGGCTTTAAACCGTCAGCAGCCATTTCATTGTGGCAGAATATGGCGAAGCAATCTAAAGGTTCACCCCCCGAATTTTTATCAACGCATCCGTCAAATCAAACACGGATAAATGATTTATCGAAAAACTTACCAACAGCTCAAGCAATTTATCAACGTTCAACCCTTCGTCCTAGCTGCGGATAG
- the map gene encoding type I methionyl aminopeptidase: MNNNIIIKSTAEIELMRESGRLLAKVFKQLDTFIAVDVTTLAINDFVEDFIVNTLNARPASKGQYGYKYVLNSSVNEVVCHGIPSESKRLKSGDIVNIDITLEKNGFVADSSKMYLIGDVKPRAKQLSKVTYQAMWQGISMVKPGATLGDVGHAIQSYAQRHGFSVVREYCGHGIGREMHEPPQVLHVGKPGMGIKLKTGMTFTIEPMINQGTHKTKEKKDGWTVVTRDKKLSAQWEHTVLVTANGVEVLTLRDDESLPATLNV, translated from the coding sequence GTGAATAACAATATTATTATTAAATCAACCGCTGAAATCGAATTAATGAGAGAATCAGGCCGATTATTAGCAAAGGTTTTTAAACAACTCGATACCTTTATAGCTGTTGATGTTACAACGTTAGCGATTAATGATTTTGTTGAAGATTTTATTGTTAATACACTTAATGCTCGTCCAGCGAGCAAAGGTCAGTATGGTTATAAATATGTATTAAACTCGTCAGTAAATGAGGTTGTTTGTCATGGAATTCCAAGTGAAAGTAAACGATTAAAATCTGGCGATATAGTTAATATTGATATTACCCTAGAAAAAAATGGCTTTGTTGCTGACAGTAGTAAAATGTATTTAATTGGTGATGTTAAACCAAGAGCAAAGCAATTGTCTAAAGTAACTTATCAAGCGATGTGGCAAGGTATTTCTATGGTAAAGCCTGGCGCTACCTTAGGTGATGTAGGACATGCTATTCAATCATACGCACAGCGTCACGGCTTTAGCGTCGTTCGAGAGTATTGTGGACATGGTATTGGACGTGAGATGCATGAACCACCACAAGTGCTTCATGTTGGTAAGCCTGGAATGGGAATTAAATTAAAAACAGGCATGACATTCACAATAGAGCCTATGATTAACCAAGGCACTCATAAAACGAAAGAAAAAAAAGATGGCTGGACCGTTGTCACTCGGGATAAAAAGTTATCTGCACAATGGGAACATACGGTACTTGTCACCGCTAATGGGGTAGAAGTGCTGACGCTAAGAGATGATGAATCGTTGCCTGCGACACTAAACGTATAA
- the zipA gene encoding cell division protein ZipA — MEDNFRNVLIIISAIVIAAIFVHGFWTIRKNKNPYKLKAKPESVTPTEHSFDSQGFDQDGIGKVRVVNESTLSEDEVPTAPAPAPDYDEDPIPKDVDKPNANSPSLEPSLGDLSDITEQPPLTSPPPQAHASETQPEVEEEIITATEPVYQEPVSRRKPKRSSEKAPKGKVKRDQMEINFGDEFEEKASSAKSEKARHREQKPDIDPEVIVVSVVMPEDNHISGAALLPTLLTLGLRFGEMDIFHRHEDNAGNGKVTFSLANMMNPGTFDLDNMESFTTQGITLFMTLPNAGDPFEVFEHLMNAAKHLAVEFNAQLLDDKRSVMTKQTEQHYMSKIREFERKHRIASA; from the coding sequence ATGGAAGATAATTTTAGAAACGTATTAATTATTATCAGTGCTATTGTCATAGCAGCCATATTTGTACATGGCTTTTGGACGATTAGAAAAAATAAAAACCCATATAAACTTAAAGCAAAGCCTGAGTCAGTGACTCCAACTGAACACAGTTTTGATAGTCAAGGGTTTGATCAAGATGGTATTGGCAAAGTACGTGTGGTAAATGAAAGTACTTTAAGCGAAGATGAAGTACCTACAGCACCGGCGCCAGCACCAGATTATGATGAAGATCCAATACCAAAAGATGTTGATAAACCGAATGCGAACTCACCATCATTAGAACCTTCTTTAGGGGACTTGTCTGATATTACTGAACAACCTCCATTAACAAGTCCGCCACCACAAGCACATGCGAGTGAAACGCAACCAGAAGTGGAAGAAGAGATCATCACCGCAACAGAGCCCGTTTATCAAGAGCCTGTAAGTAGACGTAAACCAAAGCGTAGTAGCGAAAAGGCCCCTAAAGGCAAAGTAAAACGTGATCAAATGGAAATCAATTTTGGTGATGAATTTGAAGAAAAAGCTTCGTCAGCAAAAAGCGAGAAAGCACGACATCGAGAACAAAAACCAGACATCGATCCAGAAGTGATTGTTGTGTCAGTGGTTATGCCAGAAGATAATCATATATCAGGCGCCGCGCTGTTACCTACGTTACTTACGCTAGGATTACGTTTTGGCGAAATGGATATTTTCCATCGTCATGAAGATAATGCAGGCAACGGAAAAGTCACCTTTAGCCTAGCAAATATGATGAACCCTGGAACGTTTGACCTTGATAATATGGAAAGTTTCACTACCCAAGGGATCACATTATTTATGACCTTACCAAATGCCGGTGATCCATTTGAAGTATTTGAACACTTAATGAATGCTGCAAAACATTTAGCAGTAGAATTTAATGCTCAATTACTAGACGATAAGCGCAGTGTCATGACCAAGCAAACTGAACAGCATTACATGAGCAAAATTCGAGAGTTTGAACGCAAACATCGAATCGCTTCCGCATAG
- a CDS encoding M15 family metallopeptidase codes for MADQTLLTGTSDAHIHYLSDNKGIHHDMLFPWSNLVDAAKTVGFQLSIASGFRDFDRQLSIWNKKMMGELPVFDLQQQQVNLTKLSTEKKVHAVMTFSALPGASRHHWGTDIDVYDPSLLSNGQQLSLEAWEYEEYGPFAKLTKWLNENAQNYGFYFPYQCYQGGVAHEPWHLSFAPLATQFLTELTPEILANTLHKHEIEGKAFILDQIEQLMERYVYNVQGVPHG; via the coding sequence ATGGCTGATCAAACCTTACTAACAGGTACAAGCGATGCACATATTCATTATTTGTCAGATAATAAGGGAATACACCACGATATGCTTTTCCCTTGGTCAAATTTAGTTGATGCTGCGAAAACAGTGGGTTTTCAATTATCTATCGCAAGTGGTTTTCGAGATTTTGATCGCCAGTTGAGTATTTGGAATAAAAAGATGATGGGAGAATTGCCTGTTTTCGATTTACAACAACAGCAAGTAAACCTAACTAAGTTATCAACTGAAAAAAAAGTACATGCTGTCATGACATTTTCAGCGCTTCCTGGTGCTAGTCGTCACCATTGGGGAACAGATATTGATGTTTATGACCCATCATTGCTTAGCAACGGGCAGCAATTATCACTTGAAGCATGGGAGTATGAGGAATATGGTCCATTTGCTAAACTAACGAAATGGCTTAATGAAAATGCGCAAAATTATGGTTTCTATTTTCCATATCAATGCTATCAAGGGGGAGTTGCTCATGAGCCTTGGCACTTATCGTTTGCCCCATTAGCAACTCAGTTCCTAACAGAATTAACGCCAGAAATATTAGCTAACACTCTTCACAAACATGAAATTGAGGGAAAAGCTTTTATTCTTGATCAAATAGAGCAATTAATGGAACGCTACGTATACAACGTTCAAGGGGTACCACATGGATAA
- the ligA gene encoding NAD-dependent DNA ligase LigA, producing the protein MTEQQASEKVAELHRLLNQYNHEYYVMDGPSVPDAEYDRLMRELIELEAQYPRLKQSDSPSQRVGGEPLKAFTQVTHQIPMLSLDNVFSAEEWQAFVKRIQDRLNTHEAISFCAEPKLDGLAVSLRYENGLLVQAATRGDGAVGENITENIKTIKSIPLKLHGTIFPKVLEVRGEVFMPKASFEKLNETAMKKGEKTFANPRNAAAGSLRQLDSKIAAKRNLAFYAYGLGFVSEDIIGQNNEDWLATSHYQRLQQVKQLGLPVCPEVRLLEDTSQVDHFYQHILNQRSVLDYEIDGTVFKVDDIGHQQTLGFVARAPRWATAYKFPAQEELTTLEEVEFQVGRTGAITPVARLKPVFVGGVTVSNATLHNQDEIDRLGIKVKDTVIIRRAGDVIPQIVSVVLDKRPDNAKDVEFPTICPVCQSDVLRLEGEAVLRCTGGLICGAQRKEAIKHFSSRKALDIDGLGDKLVEQLVDEKLIQTPADLFSLSELDISTMERMGKKSAQNLVQAIEKAKHTTLAKFVYALGIREVGETTAANLAQHFLTFEAIKTADEEALQAVPDVGKVVAKNIVQFFAQSHNVDVVEALEQIMTWPDIVAKTEEQQPLTDLTYVITGTLNKMGRNDAKAYLQSLGAKVAGSVSAKTDYLVAGEKAGSKLTKAQSLGVKVLTEDDLLALLAEHKVVL; encoded by the coding sequence ATGACAGAACAACAAGCATCAGAAAAAGTAGCAGAACTTCATCGTTTACTTAACCAATATAACCATGAATATTACGTGATGGACGGGCCAAGTGTTCCTGATGCAGAATATGATCGGCTGATGCGTGAGTTAATAGAACTTGAAGCGCAATACCCTCGTTTAAAGCAAAGTGATTCGCCAAGTCAACGTGTTGGCGGTGAGCCGTTAAAAGCCTTTACTCAAGTTACACATCAAATACCGATGTTGTCATTAGATAATGTTTTTTCGGCTGAAGAGTGGCAGGCGTTTGTTAAACGTATTCAAGACCGATTGAATACGCATGAGGCAATATCATTTTGTGCTGAACCTAAATTGGATGGCCTTGCGGTAAGTTTACGTTATGAAAATGGATTATTAGTACAAGCGGCAACTCGAGGAGATGGAGCCGTAGGCGAGAATATCACCGAAAACATAAAAACGATTAAATCGATCCCCTTGAAGCTTCATGGAACTATTTTTCCTAAGGTATTAGAGGTTCGTGGTGAAGTGTTTATGCCAAAGGCGAGCTTTGAGAAGCTCAATGAAACAGCGATGAAGAAAGGTGAGAAAACGTTTGCTAATCCTCGTAATGCAGCAGCCGGAAGTTTACGCCAACTTGACTCTAAAATTGCAGCTAAACGAAATCTAGCTTTTTATGCGTATGGACTAGGGTTCGTATCTGAAGATATCATCGGTCAAAATAACGAGGACTGGCTTGCCACAAGCCACTATCAGCGCTTACAACAAGTTAAACAGCTTGGTTTACCTGTTTGTCCAGAAGTTCGATTACTTGAAGATACATCGCAGGTTGATCATTTTTATCAGCACATTCTTAATCAGCGTTCTGTGCTTGATTATGAAATAGATGGCACTGTATTTAAGGTGGATGATATCGGTCATCAACAAACACTGGGTTTTGTGGCGCGTGCACCTCGTTGGGCCACCGCGTATAAATTTCCTGCCCAAGAAGAATTAACCACACTTGAAGAAGTAGAATTTCAGGTGGGAAGAACTGGCGCTATCACCCCTGTTGCTCGGTTAAAGCCTGTGTTTGTTGGTGGGGTAACCGTTAGCAACGCCACATTACATAATCAAGATGAAATAGACCGGCTTGGCATTAAAGTAAAAGACACGGTCATCATTAGACGCGCAGGTGATGTGATCCCTCAGATTGTCAGTGTAGTATTAGATAAACGCCCTGATAATGCCAAAGACGTTGAATTTCCAACAATTTGTCCTGTGTGTCAGTCAGATGTACTAAGACTAGAAGGAGAGGCCGTATTACGCTGTACTGGTGGCTTGATTTGCGGTGCACAACGTAAAGAAGCAATCAAGCATTTTTCTTCGCGCAAAGCACTAGATATAGATGGTTTAGGCGATAAGTTAGTTGAGCAGCTTGTTGATGAAAAATTAATTCAAACGCCTGCTGACTTGTTTAGTTTGTCTGAACTTGATATCAGTACGATGGAACGTATGGGGAAAAAATCTGCTCAGAATCTTGTACAAGCGATAGAAAAAGCAAAACATACAACGTTAGCAAAGTTTGTTTATGCGCTTGGAATACGTGAAGTAGGTGAAACAACGGCGGCAAATTTGGCACAGCACTTTTTAACGTTTGAAGCGATTAAAACTGCTGATGAAGAAGCATTACAAGCTGTTCCAGATGTTGGTAAGGTTGTGGCTAAAAATATTGTTCAATTTTTTGCACAATCACACAATGTCGACGTTGTTGAAGCGCTAGAGCAGATTATGACATGGCCAGATATTGTTGCTAAAACAGAAGAACAACAACCGTTAACTGATCTTACCTATGTGATCACGGGTACGTTAAATAAAATGGGTCGTAATGATGCCAAAGCATATTTACAGTCGTTAGGGGCGAAAGTTGCGGGCAGTGTTTCTGCTAAAACAGATTACTTAGTTGCTGGAGAAAAAGCAGGTTCAAAGCTAACAAAAGCCCAATCGTTGGGAGTAAAGGTATTAACCGAAGATGATCTACTCGCATTACTTGCAGAGCATAAGGTAGTGTTATGA
- the smc gene encoding chromosome segregation protein SMC has translation MRLKYIKLAGFKSFVDPTKVPFEQQMTAIVGPNGCGKSNIIDAVRWVLGESSAKHLRGDAMTDVIFNGAASRKPIGQASVELMFDNMADRFQGSMADRNQVSIRRVVNRDSQNTYYLNGAKCRRKDITDIFLGTGLGPRSYAIIEQGTISRLIESKPQELRVFIEEAAGISKYKERRRETENRIRHTRENLDRLTDIRLELTQQIEKLHIQAEGAKRFKTLKAEERQLKAELAVLRWQSFEHRSKLKQQEIQKVNDRIAELKQTQQADALLLTNAKQQIQTANSQIQHCQQDKIVLTNDIARAEQQITHEKAQQKQRRENVDVLKAQMEKAQKMLLHEQQYYAETQQKFEKYTKHINSIEAQIVGCEQQHHDKTTQLQQYQLELQQRNLAYRDSVQVKNHFEKQQSVFVSELEQQQRQLNKVNEQHETLALEKSALMKESLFDEQQIRQVITEKEQQLRELNADLKATLLTQQQHAETISKLRGDCRSQQQRVDEITKKLSQQENWQQAQLSTFSPLLKSEMCRVQDLLQVKPGWELAVEMVLEQMLQAHVFDLPWHEAEMEKLNTLDACFLYLSSEDNQVEEISTHQIQATLASKVSSEVLPRSLFYNVLIATDETACFAKREKLKQQQSVICPQGVWLGNSFIRKGQLTRSDNVLLLTNEKQQLEQSYQQSIQQLKDSETLLQGIYAQIDNVEKTQEEVSKQLISHQQQLLEATQFNATWQQKYKHIEKQQAHIQREQQSLTQTINKQKVDLITWEKEQHVDYNVANDELVASMALLEKKIEQHNAALSDINQQHQSLKENFHQQQILLERSKHESQLAQQNISRYQTTIDNASAQQKAMNNDESLPEEKLSELNEKLQQWLASSSALDNEIEQQHKVIATQQVIFQQMEQNASKTVEQIEQHKHALSQLQLSAESFSIKAENALEQLDEIGKNATDIAQSLSDSANESLWQAKLIKVQNDIQRLGAINLAAIDEYESQLTRKNYLDQQDQDLNQAISTLESAIEKIDKESRLKFKTTFDKVNHDLQTLFPKVFGGGDAYLALTGDDLLETGVTIMARPPGKKNSTIHLLSGGEKALTALSLVFAIFRLNPAPFCMLDEVDAPLDDANVERFCNLVREMSNSVQFIYISHNKIAMEMASHLTGVTMFEPGVSRMVSVDVEEAIAMAEVS, from the coding sequence ATGCGGTTAAAATATATCAAATTGGCGGGGTTTAAATCTTTTGTTGATCCAACAAAAGTGCCATTTGAACAACAAATGACCGCAATTGTTGGTCCGAACGGCTGCGGTAAGTCGAATATTATTGATGCTGTTCGCTGGGTGTTAGGCGAAAGTTCCGCAAAGCACTTACGTGGCGATGCCATGACCGATGTGATTTTTAATGGTGCTGCAAGTAGAAAGCCTATAGGCCAAGCCAGTGTTGAACTCATGTTTGACAACATGGCGGATCGCTTTCAAGGCTCGATGGCTGATCGCAACCAAGTGTCTATTCGTCGTGTTGTCAATCGTGATTCGCAAAATACCTATTACTTAAATGGTGCTAAGTGTCGTAGGAAAGATATCACTGATATTTTTCTGGGAACAGGCTTAGGACCAAGAAGTTATGCGATTATTGAACAGGGGACCATTTCTCGTCTTATTGAATCTAAACCGCAAGAATTAAGAGTGTTTATCGAAGAAGCGGCGGGTATTTCGAAATACAAAGAAAGACGCAGAGAAACTGAAAACCGCATTCGACACACCCGCGAAAACTTAGATCGCTTAACCGACATTCGATTGGAACTAACGCAACAAATTGAAAAGCTGCATATTCAAGCCGAAGGAGCAAAACGTTTTAAAACGTTAAAAGCTGAAGAGCGACAATTAAAAGCTGAATTAGCTGTGTTACGTTGGCAGAGTTTTGAACACCGTTCGAAGTTAAAGCAACAAGAAATACAAAAGGTTAACGATAGAATAGCTGAGTTAAAACAAACACAACAAGCTGATGCTCTCCTGTTAACTAACGCAAAACAGCAAATTCAAACAGCGAATAGTCAAATTCAACACTGCCAACAAGATAAAATTGTGTTGACTAATGATATTGCGAGAGCTGAGCAACAAATCACGCATGAAAAGGCTCAACAAAAACAGCGTAGAGAAAACGTTGATGTGTTGAAAGCTCAGATGGAAAAAGCACAGAAAATGCTGTTGCATGAGCAGCAGTATTACGCGGAGACGCAACAAAAATTTGAAAAATATACAAAACATATTAACAGCATTGAGGCACAAATTGTTGGATGTGAGCAACAACACCACGACAAAACAACACAACTCCAACAATATCAATTAGAGCTGCAACAACGTAATCTGGCTTATCGTGACAGCGTGCAAGTTAAAAATCATTTTGAAAAACAACAATCAGTGTTTGTATCTGAACTTGAACAACAACAACGACAGTTAAATAAAGTCAATGAACAACACGAAACGTTAGCGCTTGAAAAATCGGCTTTAATGAAGGAGTCGTTGTTTGATGAACAACAGATCCGGCAGGTTATTACTGAAAAAGAACAACAACTACGCGAGCTTAACGCTGATCTCAAAGCCACGTTATTAACACAGCAACAACATGCTGAAACCATTTCCAAGCTTCGTGGTGATTGCCGGAGTCAGCAACAACGAGTAGACGAAATAACCAAAAAGCTGAGTCAACAAGAAAATTGGCAACAAGCACAATTGTCCACGTTTTCCCCTTTACTAAAAAGTGAAATGTGTAGAGTTCAAGACTTATTGCAAGTTAAACCTGGTTGGGAATTGGCTGTAGAAATGGTGCTTGAACAAATGCTACAAGCACATGTTTTCGATTTGCCATGGCATGAAGCGGAAATGGAAAAACTAAACACATTAGACGCTTGCTTTCTTTACTTATCAAGTGAAGATAACCAAGTAGAAGAAATTTCCACTCATCAAATTCAAGCGACACTGGCAAGCAAAGTGTCGAGTGAAGTTTTGCCACGAAGCCTATTTTATAACGTCTTGATTGCTACCGATGAAACAGCTTGTTTTGCTAAGCGAGAAAAGTTGAAGCAACAGCAATCTGTTATTTGCCCTCAAGGGGTTTGGTTAGGAAATAGCTTTATTCGAAAAGGTCAATTAACGCGTTCAGATAACGTCTTACTTTTAACCAATGAAAAGCAACAACTTGAACAATCTTACCAACAATCAATACAGCAACTAAAAGATTCTGAAACGCTTCTTCAGGGAATTTATGCACAAATTGACAACGTAGAAAAAACGCAAGAAGAAGTCTCGAAACAATTAATTAGTCATCAACAGCAGTTATTAGAAGCAACACAATTTAATGCAACTTGGCAACAAAAATATAAGCATATTGAAAAGCAACAAGCACATATACAGCGCGAACAACAGTCACTAACACAAACGATTAACAAGCAGAAAGTTGACCTTATAACATGGGAAAAAGAGCAGCATGTTGACTATAATGTCGCAAACGATGAACTCGTTGCATCAATGGCGTTACTTGAAAAAAAGATAGAACAGCACAATGCTGCGTTAAGTGATATTAATCAGCAACACCAATCGCTAAAAGAAAACTTTCACCAACAACAAATATTGCTGGAGAGAAGTAAACACGAGAGTCAACTCGCGCAGCAAAATATTTCTCGGTATCAAACAACGATTGATAATGCATCTGCGCAGCAAAAAGCGATGAATAACGATGAAAGTTTACCTGAAGAAAAATTAAGTGAATTAAATGAAAAACTACAGCAATGGTTAGCGTCATCGAGTGCGCTAGATAACGAAATTGAGCAACAGCATAAAGTTATTGCAACACAACAAGTTATTTTTCAACAAATGGAACAAAATGCGTCAAAAACCGTCGAACAAATCGAACAGCACAAACACGCGTTATCTCAATTACAATTAAGTGCTGAAAGTTTTTCAATAAAAGCAGAAAATGCACTTGAACAGCTTGATGAAATTGGTAAAAATGCCACAGATATTGCACAGTCTTTATCAGATAGTGCAAATGAATCTCTATGGCAGGCTAAGTTAATAAAGGTTCAAAATGACATTCAACGACTTGGAGCGATTAATTTAGCAGCAATTGACGAGTATGAAAGTCAATTAACGCGAAAAAACTACCTAGATCAACAAGATCAGGATTTAAATCAGGCTATTTCAACGTTAGAATCAGCAATAGAAAAAATAGATAAAGAAAGTCGTCTGAAATTTAAAACAACCTTTGATAAGGTCAACCACGACTTACAAACGTTATTTCCAAAGGTATTTGGTGGTGGCGATGCATATTTAGCATTAACCGGCGATGATTTATTGGAGACTGGCGTAACAATTATGGCTAGACCTCCAGGTAAAAAGAATAGTACGATTCACTTATTATCGGGTGGTGAAAAAGCGTTAACCGCTTTATCATTAGTGTTCGCGATTTTTAGACTTAATCCTGCACCGTTTTGTATGCTGGATGAAGTAGATGCACCACTTGATGATGCAAATGTAGAAAGGTTTTGTAATTTAGTGCGTGAAATGTCGAATAGCGTACAATTTATTTATATTAGTCACAATAAAATTGCCATGGAAATGGCTTCTCACTTAACAGGAGTAACCATGTTTGAACCGGGCGTATCTCGTATGGTATCTGTTGATGTTGAAGAAGCAATTGCTATGGCCGAAGTATCATAA
- the cysZ gene encoding sulfate transporter CysZ translates to MQQNHSSPLAYSGAGYLLLGFSLIRMKGVKRFVFIPLSVNLCLFAVAFSYLFTKLDEWMLAFESWLPEFLQWLTWIVQPLTLLFLLVFFSFIFSSVANWLAAPFNGLLAEKLEAKLTNKTPPPGSVFDIVKDIPRTFSREWCKFRYYLPRAVGFFILSFIPIIGQIMWFLFVAWMMAIQYKDYAFDNHKVPFEAMKHALAERKGLSYSFGVTTAVCSMIPFVNLVIMPVAICGATALWVDHYRDNFAD, encoded by the coding sequence ATGCAGCAAAACCACTCTTCTCCCTTAGCTTATAGCGGCGCCGGCTATTTATTACTTGGTTTTTCTTTAATCAGAATGAAAGGCGTTAAACGATTTGTATTTATACCGTTATCAGTCAACTTGTGTTTATTCGCCGTTGCGTTCAGTTATTTATTTACAAAACTTGATGAATGGATGCTAGCATTCGAGTCTTGGCTTCCTGAGTTTTTACAATGGCTAACCTGGATAGTACAACCACTTACTTTACTGTTTCTTTTAGTGTTCTTTTCTTTTATTTTTAGTTCTGTTGCTAATTGGCTTGCAGCGCCGTTTAATGGGCTGTTAGCGGAAAAGCTCGAAGCAAAGCTTACCAATAAAACGCCCCCACCTGGTTCAGTGTTTGATATTGTTAAAGATATACCACGTACATTTTCAAGGGAATGGTGTAAATTCCGTTATTATTTACCACGTGCTGTTGGCTTTTTTATCTTGAGCTTTATTCCTATCATTGGGCAAATCATGTGGTTTTTATTTGTTGCATGGATGATGGCGATTCAATACAAAGATTATGCTTTTGATAATCATAAAGTACCCTTTGAAGCGATGAAGCATGCATTAGCAGAGCGTAAAGGGTTAAGTTATAGCTTTGGTGTTACCACAGCGGTATGTTCGATGATACCTTTTGTTAACTTAGTTATTATGCCAGTAGCCATTTGTGGTGCAACTGCCCTATGGGTGGATCATTACCGCGATAACTTTGCTGATTAA
- a CDS encoding ParD-like family protein, with amino-acid sequence MGIVKISEQLHDEVRKTSSVMERSINSQAEFWLKIGRLAEQNPTLSYEQIIEREMRSGQVTSVRLIGE; translated from the coding sequence ATGGGTATTGTTAAAATTTCAGAACAATTACATGATGAAGTTAGAAAAACCAGTAGTGTTATGGAACGTTCTATTAATTCTCAGGCTGAATTTTGGCTAAAAATAGGGCGACTCGCTGAGCAAAATCCAACGCTAAGCTATGAACAAATCATTGAACGAGAGATGCGCTCAGGTCAAGTCACCTCAGTAAGGCTTATCGGTGAATAA
- a CDS encoding DUF3392 domain-containing protein, translated as MIELLTSLGQWFRPYQYQTALAIIATILVLFGNDINGALKHMIRKQHFVVRTLVFIVVCAFGYGLLTVWLTALLAEQLSSIPTVYIVPTVVIIFAVLGIYAQKQRHI; from the coding sequence ATGATCGAATTACTTACATCATTAGGGCAATGGTTTCGTCCTTATCAATATCAAACCGCGTTAGCCATAATAGCGACGATACTCGTGTTGTTTGGCAATGATATTAATGGCGCATTAAAACATATGATAAGAAAGCAACACTTTGTTGTGCGTACATTAGTCTTTATTGTGGTATGTGCATTTGGCTATGGTTTGTTAACGGTTTGGCTTACTGCGTTACTTGCTGAACAGCTCAGTAGCATACCTACTGTTTATATTGTCCCAACAGTGGTCATAATTTTTGCTGTTTTAGGCATTTATGCCCAAAAGCAACGTCATATCTAA